In one window of Planctomycetaceae bacterium DNA:
- a CDS encoding serine/threonine-protein kinase, translating into MPEPITSSDRYEIDNAAPLPQVVESFAQSMAAVKAPQAPADLMSPWKHLMFLGSILIAGVTAEWILDQKIHLSGGRAPALLTFFSQNIAILTVGFGFAIYGCLINRQLSLRLRLQEDMGPYKLKELLGTGGMGDVYLAEHRLLKRLCAVKLVRRDRAESPHLLECFEREVKATAQLTHWNTIQVYDYGRTESGTFYYAMEYLRGLNLRQLVDQFGPQPADRVVFILKQICGSLHEAALNGLVHRDIKPSNIFLTERGHMYDVAKLLDFGLVRPASEEGFDIRNTRQQLQGSPRYMCPEQARGQNSDCRGDLYSLGCVAYFLLTGHPPFDERNPVLLVVAHGTTPAPAFEDIGVKVPADLSAVIMKCLNKKPDDRYRTPRELLTALENCTQCQNWGWESAERWWREHQAKLPSAATDQTETIGLTSVENRQNPALEEPEATLVGDN; encoded by the coding sequence GTGCCTGAACCCATCACTTCATCCGATCGATATGAGATTGACAACGCGGCCCCGTTGCCGCAGGTTGTGGAATCGTTTGCGCAGTCGATGGCGGCGGTGAAAGCTCCTCAGGCACCAGCCGATTTGATGTCGCCGTGGAAACACCTCATGTTCCTCGGGAGCATTCTGATCGCCGGTGTTACAGCAGAGTGGATTCTGGATCAGAAAATCCATCTTTCCGGAGGCAGGGCTCCGGCTCTGCTGACGTTCTTTTCTCAAAACATCGCGATTCTGACCGTCGGATTCGGATTTGCCATTTATGGATGTCTCATTAATCGGCAGCTCAGTCTTCGACTGCGATTACAGGAAGATATGGGCCCGTACAAGCTGAAGGAGCTGTTGGGGACGGGAGGTATGGGTGATGTCTATCTGGCAGAACACCGCCTGCTCAAGAGACTGTGCGCCGTGAAGCTCGTTCGACGCGATCGCGCTGAAAGCCCTCACCTTCTGGAATGCTTCGAACGTGAGGTGAAAGCAACGGCCCAGCTGACACACTGGAATACCATTCAGGTGTATGACTACGGAAGAACAGAGTCCGGTACGTTCTATTATGCCATGGAATACCTGCGAGGCTTGAATCTGCGACAGCTGGTGGATCAGTTCGGTCCGCAACCCGCTGACAGAGTTGTCTTCATCCTGAAGCAGATTTGCGGTTCACTGCACGAAGCTGCGTTAAACGGACTTGTGCATCGCGATATCAAGCCCAGCAATATCTTTCTGACGGAGCGGGGCCACATGTACGATGTCGCAAAACTACTCGATTTTGGACTCGTCCGACCAGCCTCTGAAGAAGGTTTCGATATTCGAAATACCAGGCAGCAATTGCAGGGATCCCCCCGCTATATGTGTCCCGAACAGGCACGTGGTCAGAATTCCGATTGTCGTGGCGACTTATATTCTCTGGGTTGCGTTGCCTACTTTCTGCTGACAGGGCACCCTCCATTTGATGAACGCAACCCTGTGTTGCTGGTTGTCGCTCACGGCACAACGCCGGCGCCTGCCTTCGAAGATATTGGGGTGAAGGTGCCAGCAGACTTGTCTGCCGTCATTATGAAGTGCCTGAATAAGAAGCCCGATGACAGATATCGGACACCGAGAGAGTTACTGACTGCACTCGAAAACTGCACGCAGTGTCAGAATTGGGGATGGGAGTCGGCTGAGCGATGGTGGCGTGAACACCAGGCGAAGCTTCCTTCGGCCGCTACAGATCAGACAGAAACCATCGGACTTACGTCAGTCGAAAACAGGCAGAATCCTGCCCTGGAAGAGCCCGAGGCTACACTCGTTGGTGACAATTGA